The following proteins come from a genomic window of Platichthys flesus chromosome 1, fPlaFle2.1, whole genome shotgun sequence:
- the LOC133964692 gene encoding sorting nexin-1-like, whose protein sequence is MAARSDRSPPPLPAAEEPEAGASDMADGDSDEGEDIFVSKSNPVAVSRGVSQSDRVGEEPPDLFSEEQASDTNTKANGVHSDDDNDLFADAQVELSTEKSVSSGRKELPTSSGPCPASSAAQSPAPMQATSLEQLEDEEEKDSFDLDVAVTNPEKVGDGMNAYVAYKVSTRTSLAMFSSKTFSVRRRFSDFLGLYEKLSVKQSHHGCIIPPPPEKNVVGMTKMKVGMDDPSSVEFVERRRAALERYLQRIVCHPSLIQDPDVRAFLEREDLPRAVNTQALSGAGFLKMISKASDAVNKMTIKMNESDTWFEDKFQEVENEEQQLRKLHAVVDSLVNHRKELCGNTAVFAKSMAMLGNSEDNTALSRALSQLAEVEDKMEQLHQEQAASDFFIFAELLADYIRLLGTVRACFDQRMRAWQRWQEAQSTLQKKRESEAKLLWANKPDKLQQAKEEITEWESRVTQFERDFDRIGMTVRKEVLRFEKEKAKDFKSQIVRYLEAMLHSQHRLIKFWEAFLPEAKAIA, encoded by the exons ATGGCGGCCAGGTCAGACCggagtcctcctcctctccccgcaGCCGAGGAGCCAGAAGCCGGGGCCAGCGACATGGCGGACGGGGACAGCGACGAAGGAGAGGACATCTTCGTCAGTAAG AGTAACCCTGTGGCTGTGAGTCGAGGAGTTTCTCAGTCAGACCGTGTCGGTGAAGAGCCTCCGGATCTGTTCAGTGAAGAGCAGGCCAGCGACACAAATACCAAAGCCAACGGAGTTCACTCTGATGATGACAACGACCTGTTTGCTG ATGCACAAGTGGAGCTGAGCACAGAGAAGTCCGTTAGCTCTGGAAGGAAGGAACTTCCCACTTCCTCTGGCCCTTGTCCTGCCTCATCGGCCGCTCAGAGCCCTGCCCCCATGCAGGCCACCTCCTTGGAGCAG CTGGAAGACGAAGAAGAGAAGGATAGTTTTGATTTGGATGTTGCTGTCACCAACCCTGAGAAAGTTG GGGATGGCATGAATGCGTATGTGGCCTACAAAGTGTCCACCAGG ACTTCCTTGGCCATGTTCAGTAGTAAAACCTTCTCTGTGAGGAGGCGATTTAGTGACTTCCTGGGTCTTTATGAGAAGCTGTCAGTCAAGCAGTCGCACCATGGTTGCATCATTCCACCACCACCCGAGAAAAATGTAGTAG GAATGACCAAGATGAAGGTGGGAATGGATGATCCGTCGTCAGTCGAGTttgtggagagaagaagagcagctCTGGAGAG ATATCTTCAGAGAATCGTCTGTCACCCATCGTTAATACAAGACCCTGATGTCCGTGCGTTCTTGGAGAGAGAAGAT cttCCCAGGGCTGTGAACACCCAGGCGCTGAGCGGAGCTGGCTTCCTCAAAATGATCAGCAAGGCATCAGATGCTGTCAACAAGATGACCATCAAGATGAATGAGTCCGACACT tgGTTTGAGGACAAGTTCCAGGAGGTGGAGAATGAGGAGCAGCAGTTGAGGAAGCTTCATGCCGTGGTCGACTCCCTGGTCAATCACAGGAAGG AGCTTTGTGGGAACACTGCAGTATTCGCCAAAAGTATGGCCATGCTGGGAAACTCTGAGGACAACACAGCCCTGTCCCGGGCCCTGTCCCAGCTGGCAGAGGTGGAGGATAAGATGGAGCAGCTGCATCAGGAGCAGGCAGCCAGTGACTTCTTCATCTTCGCAGAGCTGCTGGCCGACTATATCCGCCTGCTGGGTACTGTGCGG GCCTGTTTTGACCAGCGAATGCGGGCGTGGCAAAGATGGCAGGAGGCTCAGAGCACGCTTCAGAAGAAGAGGGAGTCCGAGGCCAAGCTGCTGTGGGCCAACAAGCCTGACAAGCTGCAGCAGGCTAAAGAAGAGATCACTGAG TGGGAGTCGAGGGTCACTCAGTTCGAGAGAGACTTTGACAGGATTGGCATGACGGTACGCAAGGAGGTTCTCAGGTTTGAG aaagaaaaagcaaaggATTTCAAGAGCCAGATAGTCCGATATCTGGAGGCCATGTTGCATTCTCAACATCGG CTTATTAAGTTTTGGGAGGCGTTCCTGCCTGAGGCAAAGGCGATCGCTTAA